In Pyxidicoccus trucidator, a genomic segment contains:
- a CDS encoding flagellar motor protein MotB, whose amino-acid sequence MPFRPSLALLSAVSSLALLLGPASAQAQATGLPQFNLQRLKLDPAALGSLTVGTGRTLPQGVLRVAVQGHYENLPFLFQTRWEPGGGSGLVENRFTLDVTAAYGVTNWLQLAAEVPYILSQGGERFMNIAPPEGQGMGTPWLGLRTALLRQDFGLQVAADVTAALPVGSKELLARDEYAIHPRLQLGYLAEGWQVGAEAGVLLREKRELTMLSLETKDVIGSEVRLGATVTSRAGDSTRGEVSVLAGLPLDGGRVGAELLLAIRKHALSWLDLYVMGGPGVGAGLDTPTIRFMAGASFSTSKVD is encoded by the coding sequence GCAGGCGCAGGCTACCGGGCTGCCCCAGTTCAACCTCCAGCGGCTGAAGCTGGACCCGGCGGCGCTGGGTTCACTGACGGTGGGCACCGGTCGCACGCTGCCGCAGGGCGTGCTCCGCGTGGCGGTACAGGGCCACTACGAGAACCTGCCCTTCCTCTTCCAGACGCGCTGGGAGCCGGGCGGCGGCTCCGGGCTGGTGGAGAACCGCTTCACCCTGGACGTGACGGCCGCCTACGGCGTGACGAACTGGCTCCAGCTGGCGGCGGAGGTGCCCTACATCCTCAGCCAGGGAGGCGAGCGGTTCATGAACATCGCCCCTCCAGAGGGCCAGGGCATGGGGACGCCGTGGCTGGGCCTGCGCACGGCGCTGCTGCGCCAGGACTTCGGCCTGCAGGTGGCGGCGGACGTCACCGCGGCGCTGCCCGTGGGCAGCAAGGAGCTGCTGGCACGCGACGAGTACGCCATCCACCCGCGGCTGCAGCTCGGCTACCTGGCCGAGGGCTGGCAGGTGGGCGCCGAGGCCGGCGTGCTGCTGCGCGAGAAGCGGGAGCTGACCATGCTGTCCCTGGAGACGAAGGACGTCATCGGCAGCGAGGTGCGGCTGGGGGCCACCGTGACGTCCCGGGCCGGTGATTCCACCCGCGGCGAGGTGAGCGTGCTCGCGGGCCTGCCGCTCGACGGAGGCCGCGTGGGCGCCGAGCTGCTGCTGGCCATCCGCAAGCACGCCCTGTCCTGGCTGGACCTCTACGTCATGGGCGGGCCCGGCGTGGGCGCCGGCCTGGACACGCCCACCATCCGCTTCATGGCCGGCGCGTCGTTCTCCACGTCGAAGGTGGACTGA